From the genome of Scleropages formosus chromosome 25, fSclFor1.1, whole genome shotgun sequence:
CGAATCACGCTGGTGGAGGAGGCCGATCTCTACAACTGGGAGGTGGCCATCTTCGGACCCCCCAACACCCTGTACGAAGGCGGCTATTTCAAGGTGGGTATTTTCAGCAGGTCCTGCTGGAGAAGACGACCGAAGCGAGTGGTGGCGCGTTCCGCTCCGATACCACCGCGGGggcctgtttttttcttcacgcTGCTCTTTGTGCTCATTAAAAAGTCCGTGaatcataaaataaatgttcacgTGACCCCTGTCTCCCGGTTCATGCCGTGTCTCCTTGATCAGCGCTGAGGACGGCCTTCCGCACTGTTTTGTGCTTGTGGTCGCGCGGTGTGTTTGCACCGCTGCGTTTGCTGCCCACAGACTGAAAATAGctgagcattttaaaatgtcgtTGATTTTAAGAGCTGTCTTTAATAATCTAGAGCTGACATGTGCCAGAAACTTCCTGGTTGAAGAAACAAGTGTTTGATGTAGGTGGAGGAGTGGCGCGCTGTGTCGCACTGTATCCCAGCCCGTCGTACTGTACCGGAGGGCGTCGCATTCTATCCCAGCCCGTCGTACTGTACAGGAGGGCGTCGCATTCTATCCCAGCCCGTCGTACTGTACCGAAGGGCGTCGCATTCTATCCCAGCCCGTCGCACTGTACCGGAGGGCGTCGTACTCTATCCCAGCCCGTCGTACTGTACAGGAGGGCGTCGTACTCTATCCCAGCCCGTCGTACTCTATCCCAGCCCGTCGTACTGTACCGGAGGGCGTCGCATTCTATCCCAGCCCGTCGCACTGTACCGGAGGGCGTCGTACTCTATCCCAGCCCGTCGCACTGTACAGGAGGGCGTCGTACTCTATCCCAGCCCATTGTACTGTACCGGAGGGCGTCGCATTCTATCGGAGGGTGTCGTACTCTATCCCAGCCCGTCGCACTGTACCGAAGGGCGTCGTATTCTATCCCAGCCCGTCGCACTGTACCGGAGGGTGTCGCACTCTATCGGTCGGTTATCTATAAGTTACTTTGTATCTGCGCCTTGTCACCTTGTGTCCCATTTTGTGACACTGTTTCCATTGCTGACCTCCTGTATCCTTTGTCCAGCACTTCCACTTCACACTTCCACCTCCACCAAGAGCTGTCAGTACCATCGTGCCTCTTGATGTTGCAATGTCTTGGTGTCCTCTTCCTCAGACAGCTCAAAGGTACCACGTCCTTTCTCTGCCGCCTTGGAGACGGAGGCCCTGACTACCGTAATAAAAGCGGCCCCATTTCACGTATTTATCTGGAGTGTAGCGTTTTATCACTGTAAATCTCAGCAAACTGGGTAATCGCAAATGATGATTGATGTAAACATTCCTTATTTTCCTGCTGGAGGAAAAGGTCCGAGTGACAGACTTCTACCAAATTGTGAAGCGTAGTTGTTTGGTCCATATTAAACTGCTGTTTGAATTTACTCTTTTGCCTGAAATGTAATTCAACACAGATTGTTTATGCtacaagtaaaattaaaaaaaacatggtgtCTGTAACAGCGTTCGAGCTAATGGGCTCAGCAAAGGCAGGCAGCAGCAATTAACCTGTGAGCCAAGCTCGCCTTCTGTTCTCATAGCAACGCGAGTTTGATTTACTCAAAGTTCCATGTGGAAGAAAAGGAGTTGTTCTGAGAAGGGGTTGTTCGACATACTGCTGCAAGAAGGCTGTTCGCTTAGCAGGAAATCGGTGGTGCCGCCGATACCGAATTAAGGTAAaggtttctttgtgtgtgtgcgtggaaaCCCTTTGTGGCACTCATCCTTGGGGCTGCAGCTTTTCTCAGTCGCTGTGACCAAACACGGTCCCCCAGAGCGCTGCACCACTAGGGCTGCTGCTCTAAATAGAAGCGCCTGAAATTGTTTGGCTGCGTTCATGACACGTGGCGCATTCTGGTTGGAAAGGGCTGGAGCTGCCTGGCTCATCGCTCTGCGTTAGAGGCTCTTTGGTTCCTGCGGTAGCCCTGCGCAGCCCGCCCTGACACGGTGCTGTGTGTTTACATCCCCGGTGCGCGTCGTCCTGTGGAACGGTTGCTACGCGCAGCTCTCGGAGACGCAGAGAGCCGAGGCGCTGCGTGGCTGATTTGCCTGCTCAACAAATCCCGTGAGGAATGGAGAAGTTTACGCTTTGCTGGACAGGGTGACAGCAGCCCAGAAGACTTGAGTCACGCTCCGGCTGGCACGGCCCCCAGCCCCGCAGCTTCCCACCTCTTTCCCTGTCCCGGGTTGTCCAGTCTCCTTGGACACGGTGCTCTGGCAGTCCTGCTTTTAATACTACGGTCCTACTGCAGTGCAGAGGTCTTGTGAGCATAGGTGTCAGAGCCATCCTGGCACATGTTTTCTGGGCAGAAAGGCAGCGCTTCACCCAAAGATGGTTCACCCGTTTCCCATGACCATACCGTGGTTGTTTGAAGATTCATCGGAGATTCCTTTCTGTGAGGAACACTGTGGTCATCAGACCAGGTGACTTGTTTTCAGTTGTGCCTGGGAAGAGGGGGTGATGTGTTCTTGCCATATGCAAGTCTGCAGCTGCTGTGTAAAACCAGGGTCAGCAAGGTGGGGTTGGTGGTGTCATGTCCTCGCTTCTGGTGGGAAGAGAGAATGAGGTTCTGCCGGGTCTCAGAACCAGCTCCTCTGTGTGTCCATCAGGGAGCTGAACAAAGGCTGTTCTGTGGCAAGTTTCCACTTACTCTTTACAGCCGCAGGACCAGTTGTCCATTCGCGGTGATACTGGCGGCACAACAGGGAacgctctgtgtgtgcgtgcgtgcgtgcggggTGGGGGCAACTGCTGGCTGTGGAAGCATTACACGCTGTGTCCGTTTACATCTGCCCCTATGGCTTCTGTACAAGATGCTGTGCGAGTGGTGTTCTGCGGTCCTTGTTTGGAGGTACCAAGCAGTACGAGGGTCACCTGAGGCTTTGCGCTTGGCAAACGCTCTTCCTCCGAGAACAAAGCTCTTTTGCTTCAGAGCTCATGTAACATGACCATGGACCGGCTGTACCGCTGTTCTTTACCCCTACTGGTGTGCACCAGGTGTGAGAAATACGAATCGGGCAAACACTTGCTCTGGCCTTTAGGTTCCGAGGTTTTACTGTGATGCATCTACAGGAATTGACAGTTTCTGCTTCTTCCCCCTTCACACCATTAACCGAGGCTCTGAACTCAGACAGAAAAGTAACGGAAAAAGGAGAAGTGATGTGGGTTGGAGGTGCGAAAGCTGATACTGTTGCTTAGGCTGGTTTCATGAGCTCTGCTGGACCTGCTCACCTTTCGTCTTTACTTCAAATTGTTCGTGGTGCTGCATTTCCAGGCTCTGTTACTGAACTTCTGAATTAATTTTACTCTTATGATGAAgacataacccccccccccaataagcAGCAATGTTTCCCCACAATTCGAAGTGCTGCGTAAACGCTCATTGATAACTGAGGGGTCGGTATGTTATTGCCTCCCCAGACGTTTCGGCTGTCCTACTGTGGACTGGGTCACATTCTTTCATCTTTCTGAGGGTGGGGGCAGCTCTTGATGGACACcccagcagctgcagcatgTGATGGGTGGGGTGGattagtgagtgtgtgtttgtgggggagAGGGATGCTGGAAGTTGGCTGCTGCACATATCTTTAATCCCCATGCCCGATGACACCGCGTGGGACTCTAAACCAAGCACATTTTGGGGGGCTTGTAGGGGTGTCTGTTCATGTctctttacatttgttttcataactATTTTATTAAAAACGCAGGTAAGTGTGGTAACACCTTAactatttttgtgcttttactcTTATTAACTTACCACTTTTTACCCCCCACCACAGGCCCGTATAAAATTTCCCATCGACTACCCTTACTCTCCGCCCACCTTCCGCTTCCTCACCAAAATGTGGCACCCAAACATCTATGAGGTAAGCCTGCTTCAGCAGACCTAGATACATTGGCCATGGTTTTCAGAAGtgtgttaccatggaaacgtGCCTAGCTGTCAGCTAACCTGGTCCTGATCCCTCCTCCAGAACGGAGACGTATGCATCTCCATCCTGCACCCCCCTGTGGATGACCCCCAGAGCGGAGAGCTGCCCTCTGAGAGGTggaaccccacacagaatgTCAGGTAATGGTGCTGtggcttctcctcctccagaaGTTTCCTCACAACCCAGGGAAGCTTTGCCACCTCATCTTCTTCAGCACTTTGTCTTTTGTTCTCCCTCAGCGTCCATTATGGCATTATTTTGGAGATGTGAACATCTGTGCCCCCTCTGTTGCCTCCAGGACCATCCTGCTGAGTGTGATCTCTTTGCTCAATGAGCCCAACACCTTCTCGCCAGCCAACGTGGACGCATCGGTCATGTACCGCAAGTGGAGGGACAGCAAGGGCAAGGACCGCGAGTACGCCGAGATCATCAGGTGCAGATGGAAATCCTCGGCACGGCCAAGATGACGATGATGCAGCATCTATCTGGTTGCTAAGCCCCTGTTCTCTAGAGGGTGTTTTAGAGCACTGCTCTTCACTTGTGGTTCTGGAGAACCTTGAGACAAGTGCTGCCTGAAATATTTGCTTTGGGGGATTACAGACTCTCATCGATCTGTCAGTTAATCCAACTAGATGTTTCGGAGTACCACGGTAATCGACATCTGAATACCTGGcccaaattgtttttttttttttttttttttttttttttttctcttccttcttccCCCATGAACCAAGCTGGCTTAACCAACAATGTGTCTAATCCTTCTGAAACGGGTTATTTCGGGCAGCAGTTAAGTAGCACGTAAAATGGGTTGGAGGGTCTCTCTGGGGCCATgttggggaagggggggaggtggggggctgGCATGGTTTCACCTTTGATTGGGTTTGACTTTATCGGCAATCGGCCATGGTGTCTGCCACGAATGCCCTGCAACTGACAGCGCAACCGCGCTTTCCCTGGCACAGGAAGCAGGTGCTGGCCACCAAAGCAGAGGCAGAGCGGGACGGTGTGAAGGTGCCCACCACGCTGGCCGAGTACTGTGTGCGGACCAGGGCGCCGGCCCCCGACGAGGGTTCTGACCTTTTCTACGATGACTACTATGACGAAGAGGACCTGGAGGATCAGGACGACCAGGACTGCTGCTATGATGAGGATGACTCGGGGACTGAGGAGTCTTGACCCCTCCCACCACAACCTAGATCAGATCCCACACCCTCCTGTCTTACTCTTTACGCTGAACTGTTCTCCACCCTTCCCCGGTGACTGATGTCCCTTGGATTGCTCTGCCACACCTACTTTTGACATAccaatatttttgaaaagactGAAGGCATTTAGAgtggtttattttattatttttttgtctgtgtgtctttaGCTCTCCTCAATTTCCTTGTCAGCactgccccgccccccccaccccgaaaTGTACTGTGTTCTCACCTTAAAGCattcaaccccccccccttttttttttgcatgctgtCACACACCTTCCCATTGTATATGATGTACCTGCACAGCAATAACCCTGCTGTCCTGGGTCCACTGTGGTGGCACTCCTGAGCCTGTGTGTTCAAAGGGTCACTTCGTGCTCCCTTCGCAGGGCCAGTACTGCTGGGGCACCCGCTGGGCTGTCATGCCACCTGCCATTAAGCCTCTCCGCACGTTGCTCTCGGCTCATCCTCTTTAGGTGCCGTATCTCCAGAACCCAAACGCAAATCGTATCGTCTGTCTGAACCTCTGACCGTCCCTCCTCCTGTCCCATTATCCGGGgttcataaaataaatgatcCTCCTCAGGCAGGTATCTCCACAAATGTAGCTAATGCGACACTAACATAGCACCTGCCTAGGTGACGGTTCATAGCGCTGCCTCCCTTGTGTCAAAGGAGCGTGTGCGTACCTGTCGGAGAACTCGCATCTGGAAGCCATCTCCGTGCTTCCTCTCTTACGGTTTCGTCTCCGGCTGTTTTTCCAAGggtgctctctctgtgtgctgaAGGCTTTAAGTGTTCTGGTTCTTCATGAACTTTTGTATAAATATTCCTTTTTTGGGGGACTGAATGGGATTTTAGGTGATTCATGTCatgaagtgtttttcttttttttccttttgcaacCACAACAcctcctcaccccccccccccccccccagtctgttCACACTCAGCACTTGTGGCGATCCTAACGGTCCCCCCTATGGTTTATATATctatttaaaatggaaataaatacctttttcataagtgttgttttctttttttgtcactcAATATGGTTTGGGCTCagatgtgtctgtgtttctgccCTTTGGCCACTGCAGTTCTCAGCATGTTTTCTCAGGGACCCCCCAAGGACAGACTGGTCGAAACAGACCTCCCGGAGCGACGCCGCTCCTCTGAAAGGTAACGCGCTTGGTGTGATGTACTGTTCTCGAACCTCGTTTGCAGGGCCCACACGCCTCTGACGTCTTGAGTGAATTCCACTGAATTACTCAATTAGGTCCTTAAGTCGATCGCAGTAAGTGCTCCTCTTTGGACCAGAAGCCTAATAAATAATGGATATTCCTTCAGCTGACAGTATTATTATGAATGGTGCATTTTGATAAGTGTCTGATTGGAGCAATTATGCCTGTGCGAGGAGTGTGTGCGAGTGAGGATGAATACACAGCATCCCAAACTCATTGCTTGAGAGCTCGTTCTCAAGCTGCTGAAGTGCTACGGGTGTCTTGATGCTCATGAGGACTTTTTGTCTCGCTACCCCCAAAATGATTTCAGTGTCTCCTGGGAAGAATGTAAGACCCCACGTCTACTGTGGTGCACCAAGGCATCCTCAAATTGAACAACGATGTGGAACTCCAGGTCCCTGGATGAGAGCGGTTAGCGTGCATACCTGAGAGGGGGGTCAGTTTGGCTTAAAGGGGTgcttttctgtctgtgtgtgtgtttttggagagTGAGGAAGGCAAGTGATGAGATCTGTACCCTGTAGTCACCTGGCTTTGCACCTGGCTCAGGTGGTGATGACCTAAAGGATTTCCTGATGCCTTCCTTGGTGCGCTCGGGTTCGACAGCCTGCCAAGGGTGGGAAGCACTAGTTCCTGGACGGTTGCTGCTGTAGCTGAGCTCAAATTTTTAACCCTTGAAAGTGTAATGTGTGACTGTGCTCTTCAGCTTCTTTTAGAGTGGACTTTTTCTCCACATTGTCACCAGTAGGTGGCAGTAACGAGCTGCTGTTTTCCCCCCCTTCACAGGCTGActgaattttgaaagaaaaaaaaaaaaaaagtcccaactGTAACCCTAAGAGAAAGTTAACTGAGCTGTATATGCTCTAAAGTCTTCTGGAACCAGTGCAGCAGGAAATATTTGATATTTATATTCCACTAACTTTTGTCACTTTTCTCTGACTGTCTGTAGTGGCTGCTTGAAGGTCCTCATTTGCTTTCCTctttttgtgtgcatgtgtctgtcAAGCAGGGAGGGCCACTGGGACTCGCACAcggaccccccctccccccccaaccgtACCCCATTCACACGTGGAACGCAGCGTGATCCCTCCATTGCTCATCTGTGTCGGTGTGTCATCTGCTCCGCATCCACACAAGTACCCTGCGTGCCATTCCTTTGGCGGGGGACTCCAGCACTGTGCAAAGGACACACACGCTCACCCATGGACACACGCTCTAGATCGGTCTGATTGAAAAGGAAAGGAGTTGGGATGGAAACGCGGTTCCGTGCCGTATGTGGACGTCGTCCAGGGTGTTGGAGGAGCGAGCGGCACAATGACGAACGGAGGGCCTGGAGCGGCACGGGCCTCGTTCCGCCGACGCCCTTTATCTTCAGAGCCCGAACGTGGTCGTGTCGGCAGAGTCTTGCGGACGCAGCACCTTCCAAACTTTCGCACTTAGAACTGAGGGCAAAAGTGGATTGTGGTTATAATGGACACATCCGTGCACCTTTAGACTAGTTAGTGGTGAAGGTCAAAATGTGTTTGGGTTCCAGGGATAAAGGTATGAAAAGGTGTAATAgaagcgcgcacacacgcatcCTGTCCATCCTTGCTTGCTCTTGCAGGCAATGAGTGGCTGTGCTTTTCCTTTTTAGTCTTTTTCTCAGTCCTTGTTGTCTCTGAAGTTGTCCAACCCCCCATATGGCTACGGGGGGGCGAAATCAGCTCACACCCTGGAAACCGTAGGAGAGTCATTCAAGCGGCACTCAAATTTGTGCTCTGGCTCTGTGTGGCAGGGAGTAGGTTCTGGACAGAGAgacctgctgctgttctcacaCTAAGATCCaggggaagggggaaaaaaaacttcttgcCAAATGTCAGAAAACTAGCtttgttaccatggaaacaaatTGGCGAGCGGTAACAAGAGTAcagtgcagcgtgtgtgtgtcatactTTGGCCTTGCCGGTGGCAGCCTGGAGCGGGGACCAGGCCCCTGGTTCTGAGTGGGACCCGTGGGCTCGGACCGGGCTCCGGCGCCGCTCTCCCGAGGGGGACGTCCACCTCCGCTTCCGCCGTTCTCGGGGGTGGTGGCGAAGAGCTCAAGATCATGAGCACCACAGCGACACACCTCAACCACACTGTCTACATGCTCATTTTCTTCTGGAacttaataaatggaaaagaattgatttactcatttagccgacacttttctccaaagccacttacattatttacacatggagagagcagggtaattttattgaagcagtttggggtaagtaccttactcaaagctACTGCAAGTGGaggggggactcaaacctatgCTCATGTGATTCAATGG
Proteins encoded in this window:
- the LOC108921744 gene encoding ubiquitin-conjugating enzyme E2 R2-like yields the protein MAAQRGHAQVASSQKALMLEMKSLQEEPVEGFRITLVEEADLYNWEVAIFGPPNTLYEGGYFKARIKFPIDYPYSPPTFRFLTKMWHPNIYENGDVCISILHPPVDDPQSGELPSERWNPTQNVRTILLSVISLLNEPNTFSPANVDASVMYRKWRDSKGKDREYAEIIRKQVLATKAEAERDGVKVPTTLAEYCVRTRAPAPDEGSDLFYDDYYDEEDLEDQDDQDCCYDEDDSGTEES